The DNA region CTTGACTCCAAGCGCTAATAGACTCAACAGAATTTCTAAGTCAATTAGGCTCTTGTATTTATGAAGTGCATACCCAAATGTCAATGAGAGATTATTTTTGTCCAAGATTTTAAACCTGATGCTTTGGACACATATTTGTCTCATAATCTTAATGCTTTACACTGTCAGTAGAACTTGCAATTCAAAGAAATCACAAGGACATGTTAGCTTTTACGAACTGaattgaaaatattaattagCTCTTTACTTTTTCCTTTGACACTTCAACTAGATATTTTTGTGTCTTTAAGCATGTGGAATGTTTATCTCATGTATGTCTggcctatatacttttaaatattttccatttattgAAGAAATTCTTCTTCGTGATCCGATTTCAATAATCTTATAGGCATTTCCAGGGTAAACCTTGTCAACTACATAAGGTCCTTCCCAAGTTGGAGACCACTTACCATAAGTTTTTGACTTTCTTTCTATAGGCAAGATTGTTTTCCACACTAAATCTCCAACTGCAAATGTCTTTGCTTTAACACGGCGGTTGTATGATTTTGACATAATCTCTTTTTGTCGAATCACCCGCTCTAAAGCTCTTAACCTTTCGTCATCTAGTTCATTAAGCTCATCATGCAAAGAATCCCAATAATCTACTACTGGTATCTCATCTTGTCTAGCCACCCTTATACTTTGCAGATTAATATCAATTGGCAACACTGCATCATGACCATAAACTAACTTATACGGGGTGGTTCTAGTAGATCCTCTCGGAGAATTTTGGTAAGCCCAAAAACTTGACTGAGAGTTTGGTGCCAATTTCTTGGCTGCCTTCCAATGtgt from Arachis hypogaea cultivar Tifrunner chromosome 10, arahy.Tifrunner.gnm2.J5K5, whole genome shotgun sequence includes:
- the LOC112717627 gene encoding uncharacterized protein, which gives rise to MPKTWKLQHIPASELHVIIKPWPFRGWALDLIGQIHLPTSKGHKFILVGVDYFSKWVEAIPLREAAKKLAPNSQSSFWAYQNSPRGSTRTTPYKLVYGHDAVLPIDINLQSIRVARQDEIPVVDYWDSLHDELNELDDERLRALERVIRQKEIMSKSYNRRVKAKTFAVGDLVWKTILPIERKSKTYGKWSPTWEGPYVVDKVYPGNAYKIIEIGSRRRISSINGKYLKVYRPDIHEINIPHA